A region from the uncultured Holophaga sp. genome encodes:
- the tssF gene encoding type VI secretion system baseplate subunit TssF, whose protein sequence is MDELLPFYERELGILHQLLGEFAEEHPKIARRLQIDGEQCEDPAVERLVQGFAFLAAPIHQRLADEFPEVSEPLLQRLAPGFIRPFPATSILQVALDPEKPEISQRYRVPRHASVLSPSRKGIPCRFRTCSELEVWPVVVTRVKLLRTLDSEFLSRRFPVEALLEVELEALGSATLQALKLDRLRFFLDGEASLMNLLHELLCSRLKGIEASDGSEDPARSLVLPPSALRPMGLEPEDALLGPDSFGQSGHQLLAEYFACPEKHLFLELSGLDHPRLLHPGARLRLRFLLTAFGTGPRQEALLRSLGPDNLKLGCVPIINLFTEPASPIQLAAGSSPYPITTPTGRKNPEALEIHSVDDVLRVEEERDGARRVAVPWIHEPARHSREDALCWRTAGTGGPTPTLELVDLEGRTTVPGAGTLLLQVTCTNRDLAAELPFDDSKGEGQGWTFEHHAALRKAAILRRPSPSLRPHSRQERHWPLIAQVCRDHLSTLHQGPESLRESFALHLHRNPGALRSPACGLTGTSTRTVSSRFRVDGEPILSRGTEVSLTFDEDSHPQTSPFLLTCILERFFVRFCPPNSFIRMRLLTRQRGEIRVWPPRPGEGNWV, encoded by the coding sequence ATGGATGAGCTGCTCCCCTTTTACGAACGCGAACTGGGCATCCTCCACCAGCTCCTGGGGGAGTTCGCGGAGGAGCACCCCAAAATCGCCCGTCGGCTCCAGATTGATGGGGAGCAGTGCGAGGATCCTGCGGTGGAGCGCCTGGTGCAGGGCTTCGCCTTCCTGGCTGCACCGATCCACCAGCGACTGGCGGACGAGTTCCCGGAGGTATCCGAGCCCCTGCTCCAACGGCTGGCCCCGGGCTTCATCCGTCCCTTCCCCGCCACCAGTATCCTGCAGGTGGCCTTGGATCCCGAGAAGCCGGAGATCTCCCAGCGCTACCGGGTCCCCCGGCACGCCAGCGTCCTGAGCCCCTCCCGGAAGGGGATCCCCTGCCGCTTCCGGACCTGCTCGGAGCTGGAAGTCTGGCCAGTGGTGGTGACCCGGGTCAAGCTTCTGAGGACCCTGGACTCGGAGTTCCTGAGCCGCCGTTTTCCCGTCGAGGCCCTTCTGGAAGTGGAACTGGAAGCCCTGGGATCGGCCACGCTCCAGGCCCTCAAGCTGGACCGCCTCCGCTTCTTCCTGGACGGGGAAGCCTCCCTCATGAACCTCCTGCACGAGCTGCTCTGCAGCCGCCTGAAGGGGATTGAGGCAAGCGACGGCTCCGAGGATCCGGCCCGGAGCCTTGTACTGCCACCTAGCGCCCTGAGACCCATGGGCCTGGAGCCTGAGGATGCCCTTCTGGGGCCCGACAGCTTCGGCCAGTCGGGACACCAGCTCCTGGCCGAGTATTTTGCCTGCCCTGAGAAGCACCTCTTTCTGGAGCTGTCCGGACTCGACCACCCCAGACTCCTGCACCCCGGGGCACGCCTCCGCCTCCGATTCCTGCTGACAGCCTTTGGAACAGGCCCCCGACAGGAGGCCCTGCTGCGCAGCCTCGGACCGGACAACCTCAAGCTGGGCTGTGTCCCCATCATCAACCTCTTCACCGAGCCGGCCAGCCCCATCCAGTTGGCCGCGGGCAGCAGTCCCTACCCCATCACCACGCCAACGGGCCGGAAGAACCCGGAAGCCCTGGAGATCCACTCCGTGGACGACGTCCTGCGGGTGGAAGAAGAGCGGGACGGCGCCCGCAGAGTCGCCGTCCCATGGATCCATGAGCCCGCCCGGCACAGCAGGGAGGACGCCCTCTGCTGGCGGACGGCGGGGACAGGCGGCCCCACCCCCACCCTGGAACTGGTGGACCTGGAAGGCAGGACCACCGTGCCCGGAGCAGGGACCCTCCTCCTCCAGGTGACCTGCACCAACCGGGATCTGGCGGCGGAGCTGCCCTTCGATGACTCCAAGGGGGAAGGCCAGGGATGGACTTTCGAGCACCATGCCGCCCTGCGGAAGGCTGCCATCCTCCGGCGGCCCAGCCCCAGCCTGCGTCCCCACTCCCGACAGGAGCGCCACTGGCCCCTGATCGCCCAGGTCTGCAGGGACCATCTCTCCACCCTCCACCAGGGTCCGGAGTCCCTCAGGGAGAGCTTCGCCCTCCACCTGCACCGCAACCCCGGTGCGCTCAGAAGTCCCGCCTGCGGACTCACCGGAACCAGCACCCGGACGGTCAGTTCCCGCTTCCGGGTCGATGGGGAACCCATCCTCTCCCGGGGCACCGAGGTCTCCCTCACCTTCGATGAGGACTCCCATCCCCAGACCAGCCCCTTCCTGCTGACCTGCATTCTGGAGCGCTTCTTCGTCCGCTTCTGCCCTCCCAACAGCTTCATCCGGATGCGCCTCCTCACCCGCCAGCGGGGGGAAATCCGGGTATGGCCGCCCCGGCCGGGAGAAGGGAACTGGGTCTGA
- a CDS encoding CorA family divalent cation transporter, with product MCPAPSQRPPDPSYGSNSVCEPWLRRHLELPESFFDTLHDEAASTRLERDDDALVGVIHDVLYDFRFDPSAVATTSLCVDPRLLLSARLRPLRTMDRLRSAVRAGQTFDSPEDVRELQQSAEEFSAAVGDAGALIERVKLLQEELSALVNEESNRTLFLLTVVTVIALPINLVGGIPFTAHNHGFTVIVVGLILLTTLLADLALARQRGR from the coding sequence ATGTGTCCCGCCCCCTCCCAGCGTCCCCCTGATCCGAGCTACGGCTCCAACTCCGTCTGCGAGCCCTGGCTGAGGCGCCATCTGGAGCTTCCGGAGTCCTTCTTCGACACCCTCCACGACGAGGCAGCCTCCACCCGATTGGAGCGGGATGACGACGCCCTGGTGGGGGTCATCCACGATGTCCTCTACGACTTCCGCTTCGACCCTTCGGCCGTGGCCACCACCAGCCTCTGCGTAGATCCCAGGCTCCTCCTGAGCGCACGGCTTAGGCCCCTGCGCACCATGGACCGGCTCCGCAGCGCCGTCCGGGCAGGCCAGACCTTCGACAGCCCCGAAGATGTCCGCGAACTCCAGCAGTCCGCCGAAGAGTTCTCCGCCGCCGTCGGGGACGCCGGCGCCCTCATCGAGCGCGTCAAACTGCTTCAGGAAGAGCTCTCGGCCCTCGTGAACGAAGAGAGCAACCGCACCCTCTTCCTCCTGACTGTGGTCACCGTCATCGCCCTCCCCATCAACCTCGTGGGCGGCATCCCCTTCACCGCCCACAACCATGGGTTCACCGTGATCGTCGTCGGCCTCATCCTCCTCACCACCCTCCTCGCCGACCTTGCCCTGGCCCGGCAGCGGGGGAGGTAG
- a CDS encoding riboflavin synthase, with product MFTGLIRHLGKLQALRPRPGGARVRISAPAELLARAELGASIASNGSCLTSVARDGGSFQADLSEETLLKTTWSRLPMGATIHLEPALLVGDPLDGHLVSGHVDGVGRLLERPLDEGIWRFSMPPELAPMTAPKGSVALDGISLTVVECGRDWFSVALIPETVKSTRLGAMRPGDEVNLEADPIGRYVARALALDKGGQTLSRFLERGWGD from the coding sequence ATGTTCACGGGACTCATCCGCCACCTCGGAAAGCTCCAGGCCCTCCGCCCCCGACCCGGGGGCGCCAGGGTCCGCATCTCGGCACCAGCCGAACTCCTCGCCCGTGCAGAACTGGGGGCCAGCATCGCCTCCAACGGCAGCTGCCTGACCTCCGTGGCCCGGGATGGGGGCAGCTTCCAGGCGGACCTCTCCGAGGAGACCCTCCTCAAGACCACCTGGAGCCGCCTCCCCATGGGCGCCACCATCCACCTGGAACCCGCACTCCTGGTGGGGGACCCCCTGGACGGGCACCTGGTCTCCGGTCATGTGGATGGGGTCGGCAGGCTCCTGGAGCGGCCCCTGGATGAAGGCATCTGGCGCTTCTCCATGCCCCCGGAGCTGGCCCCCATGACCGCACCCAAAGGCTCCGTCGCCCTGGACGGAATCTCCCTCACCGTGGTCGAATGCGGACGGGACTGGTTCAGCGTCGCCCTCATCCCCGAAACCGTGAAGAGCACCCGGCTCGGAGCCATGCGCCCAGGCGACGAGGTCAACCTCGAAGCCGATCCCATCGGCCGCTACGTCGCCCGCGCCCTGGCCCTGGACAAGGGCGGACAGACCCTGTCGCGCTTCCTGGAGCGGGGCTGGGGGGACTGA
- a CDS encoding DUF58 domain-containing protein, producing MKLWSDRRLGLSLTRLGLEFLLALLVVGALAVRTANNLLYLIFSLMAGLFLVSGWVSMRALGGLELLRIEEGRLFARMGGDLRIRVRDRAPRRLRGLRVRLWAEGGVVGEGHYPGGQGRDEEEITLGVRPGRRGPWRLESLLFVTRFPFGFLEKSWRVPLGSEVLVLPYPRRWPQGEEGRGEELRPASRPGATSPEGARPFREGDAPSRIHWKRTAQRGEPWVRDFEGERSRGLRLRLDLSQWGPGRAFEEELECLSGAILMARLRHEEVCLEVLGTRERRSFQGRMACWRALARVRAGLRVSSSQ from the coding sequence GTGAAACTCTGGAGTGACCGGAGGCTCGGCCTGTCGCTGACCCGCCTGGGGCTGGAGTTCCTGTTGGCCCTGCTGGTGGTGGGGGCCCTTGCCGTCCGCACGGCCAACAACCTCCTCTACCTGATCTTCTCCCTCATGGCGGGCCTCTTCCTCGTGTCCGGGTGGGTGAGCATGAGGGCGCTGGGTGGGCTGGAGCTCCTCCGGATCGAGGAGGGCCGCCTCTTTGCCCGGATGGGAGGAGATCTGAGGATCCGGGTGAGGGACCGGGCCCCCCGCAGGCTGAGGGGGCTCAGGGTTCGCCTCTGGGCGGAGGGGGGCGTGGTGGGAGAGGGACACTATCCTGGCGGGCAGGGGAGGGACGAGGAGGAGATCACCCTGGGTGTCCGACCGGGGCGGCGCGGACCCTGGCGTCTGGAGTCCCTGCTCTTTGTCACGCGCTTTCCCTTTGGCTTCCTCGAGAAGTCCTGGAGGGTCCCCCTTGGAAGCGAGGTGCTGGTGCTGCCTTACCCGCGCCGCTGGCCCCAGGGCGAGGAAGGGCGGGGGGAGGAGTTGCGGCCGGCGTCCAGGCCGGGGGCGACGAGCCCTGAGGGGGCCAGGCCTTTCCGGGAGGGGGATGCCCCCTCCCGCATCCACTGGAAGCGGACCGCCCAGCGGGGTGAGCCCTGGGTCCGGGACTTCGAAGGAGAGCGTTCCAGGGGGCTCCGGCTGCGGCTTGACTTGAGTCAGTGGGGGCCGGGGCGCGCCTTCGAGGAGGAACTGGAGTGCCTCTCCGGGGCCATCCTGATGGCCCGCCTGAGACATGAAGAGGTCTGTCTGGAGGTCCTGGGGACCAGGGAGCGCCGCTCCTTCCAGGGGCGTATGGCGTGTTGGAGGGCCCTGGCCAGGGTCCGGGCCGGGCTGCGCGTATCATCGAGCCAGTGA